Proteins encoded in a region of the Deinococcus sp. YIM 134068 genome:
- a CDS encoding metal-sensitive transcriptional regulator: MTPTTKDSLCLHGEHTLCMPESSRKAARRRLAIAHGHLESIQRMLEDPNVYCVDVLKQLKAVQGALAGTGEVVLRGHLEAHVATAESRGDTSEIVNELMHALKYT; this comes from the coding sequence ATGACCCCCACCACGAAAGACAGCCTTTGCCTGCATGGGGAACACACCTTGTGCATGCCCGAGTCCAGCCGCAAGGCGGCCCGGCGGCGCCTCGCCATCGCCCACGGCCACCTGGAAAGCATTCAGAGGATGTTGGAAGACCCGAACGTGTACTGCGTGGATGTCCTCAAACAGCTCAAGGCTGTGCAGGGCGCCCTGGCCGGGACCGGTGAGGTGGTCTTGCGGGGCCACCTGGAAGCCCACGTGGCCACTGCGGAGTCCAGGGGTGACACCTCGGAAATCGTGAACGAGCTGATGCACGCCCTGAAATACACTTGA
- a CDS encoding CopZ family metallochaperone, with translation MTTELTVNGMTCGHCETAVKNALKSVPGVQDVRVDLQGGTASVQGEADPQALIAAVTEEGYGAQVRG, from the coding sequence ATGACCACCGAACTGACTGTCAACGGAATGACCTGCGGCCACTGCGAGACGGCCGTCAAGAACGCGCTCAAGAGTGTTCCCGGCGTGCAGGACGTCCGCGTGGACCTGCAAGGCGGCACGGCCAGCGTCCAGGGAGAGGCGGATCCTCAGGCCCTCATCGCCGCCGTCACGGAAGAAGGCTACGGCGCCCAGGTCCGCGGCTAA
- a CDS encoding heavy metal translocating P-type ATPase, with amino-acid sequence MSKTVELGVQGMTCASCVGRVERGLKKVTGVETATVNLATERATVTYDPQQTDPQALLAKVKDIGYEPLVGEADLSIQGMTCASCVGRVERALRKVDGVLDATVNLATERASVRYLPSAVSVGQLKAVVTAAGYEVLDTGAGADRSDQEREAREQEVRSLRRAVTFSAIFAIPLAILAMVPMLVPAVNDWLMGTFGHGVMTTLNWVMLALAVPVQFGPGMRFYRLGWKALKNRSPDMNSLVMIGTSAAFFYSLVVTLAPQVFPEGTAHVYYEAAAVVITLILLGKYFEAIAKGRSSEAMKKLLSLQAKTARVVRGGQELELPTDEVLIGDLISVRPGDKIPVDGEVTLGNSFVDESMITGEPIPVAKQTGAAVVGGTINQNGAFQFKATRIGADTALAQIIKLVESAQGSKPPIQGLADRVVSVFVPVVIGIAALTFLIWMLLGGSTALSFALVTTVAVLIIACPCAMGLATPTSIMVGTGKAAELGVLFRSGTALEGLQGVNVVAVDKTGTLTKGKPELTDLVTAPGFDRTEVLKLVAAAEEQSEHPIARAIVDAAKREGMAILPLESFEAVPGYGLEARVEGRLVQVGADRYMHRLGLNVGEFAAQAERLGDEGKSPLYAAIDSQLAAVIAVADPIKEGSPEAVQVLHRQGLKVAMITGDNARTANAIARQLGIDEVLAEVLPSGKSDAVKALQAKGQKVAFVGDGINDAPALAQADVGLAIGTGTDVAVETADVILMSGDLRGVPNAYALSRATLRNIKLNLFWAFAYNIVLIPVAAGVLYPAFGWLLSPVLAAAAMGFSSVFVLTNALRLRGFKPPVRPQPVSVAPQRPLLDARV; translated from the coding sequence ATGAGCAAAACAGTGGAGCTGGGCGTGCAGGGCATGACCTGTGCCAGTTGCGTGGGGCGCGTCGAGCGGGGCCTGAAGAAGGTGACGGGTGTCGAGACCGCCACCGTGAATCTGGCCACCGAGCGCGCCACCGTCACCTACGACCCGCAGCAGACGGACCCGCAGGCCCTCCTCGCGAAGGTCAAGGATATTGGTTACGAGCCGCTGGTGGGCGAGGCTGACCTGAGCATTCAGGGCATGACCTGCGCGAGTTGCGTGGGCCGGGTCGAGCGCGCCCTGCGCAAAGTCGACGGCGTCCTGGACGCCACCGTGAACCTGGCCACCGAGCGCGCTTCCGTCCGTTACCTGCCGTCGGCCGTGAGCGTGGGCCAGCTCAAGGCCGTGGTGACCGCCGCGGGGTACGAAGTCCTGGACACCGGGGCGGGAGCGGACCGCAGCGACCAAGAACGTGAGGCCCGCGAGCAGGAAGTCCGGTCGCTGCGCCGGGCCGTGACCTTCAGCGCCATCTTCGCCATTCCCCTGGCCATCCTGGCGATGGTCCCGATGCTCGTGCCCGCTGTGAACGACTGGCTAATGGGAACTTTCGGACACGGGGTCATGACCACCCTGAACTGGGTCATGCTCGCCCTCGCCGTGCCTGTGCAGTTCGGCCCCGGGATGCGCTTCTACCGCCTGGGCTGGAAGGCGCTGAAAAACCGCTCCCCCGACATGAACTCCCTGGTGATGATCGGCACCTCGGCGGCCTTCTTCTACTCGTTGGTCGTCACGCTCGCGCCGCAGGTCTTTCCCGAAGGCACCGCGCACGTGTACTACGAGGCGGCCGCCGTTGTGATCACCCTGATCCTGCTGGGCAAGTACTTCGAGGCCATCGCCAAGGGACGAAGCAGCGAGGCGATGAAGAAGCTGCTGAGCCTCCAGGCGAAAACGGCGCGGGTGGTCCGGGGCGGCCAGGAACTCGAGCTGCCCACCGACGAGGTGCTGATCGGCGACCTGATCTCCGTCCGTCCCGGCGATAAGATCCCCGTCGACGGCGAGGTCACCCTGGGCAACTCCTTCGTGGACGAGAGCATGATTACCGGCGAACCGATCCCCGTCGCCAAGCAGACCGGCGCGGCGGTCGTCGGCGGCACCATTAACCAGAACGGCGCCTTTCAGTTCAAGGCGACCCGGATCGGGGCGGATACGGCTCTCGCGCAGATCATCAAGCTGGTGGAGAGCGCCCAGGGCAGCAAGCCCCCCATCCAGGGCCTCGCGGACCGGGTCGTCTCGGTCTTCGTCCCGGTCGTCATCGGCATCGCCGCCCTGACCTTTCTGATCTGGATGCTGCTCGGCGGGAGCACCGCCCTCTCGTTCGCCCTGGTCACGACCGTCGCGGTGCTGATCATCGCCTGCCCCTGCGCGATGGGGCTCGCCACGCCGACCAGCATCATGGTGGGCACCGGCAAAGCGGCGGAACTGGGCGTGCTGTTTCGCAGCGGCACGGCGCTGGAGGGCCTCCAGGGCGTGAACGTGGTCGCCGTGGACAAGACCGGCACCCTGACCAAGGGCAAGCCGGAACTGACGGACCTGGTGACCGCCCCCGGCTTCGACCGGACCGAGGTGCTGAAGCTGGTCGCGGCCGCCGAAGAGCAGAGCGAACACCCCATCGCCCGGGCCATCGTGGACGCGGCGAAGAGGGAGGGCATGGCCATCCTCCCCCTGGAGAGCTTCGAGGCGGTGCCCGGCTACGGCCTGGAGGCGCGCGTGGAAGGCCGCCTGGTGCAGGTCGGCGCCGACCGCTACATGCACAGGCTCGGGCTGAACGTGGGCGAGTTCGCCGCGCAGGCCGAACGGCTCGGAGACGAGGGCAAGAGTCCGCTGTACGCGGCCATTGACAGTCAACTCGCCGCCGTGATCGCCGTGGCCGACCCGATCAAGGAGGGCAGCCCCGAGGCGGTTCAGGTGCTGCACCGCCAGGGCCTCAAGGTCGCCATGATCACCGGGGACAATGCCCGGACCGCGAACGCTATCGCCCGCCAGCTCGGCATCGACGAGGTGCTCGCCGAGGTGCTGCCCAGCGGGAAGAGTGACGCCGTGAAGGCGTTGCAGGCCAAGGGGCAGAAGGTGGCTTTCGTGGGAGACGGCATCAACGACGCGCCCGCCCTCGCCCAGGCCGATGTGGGCCTCGCCATCGGCACCGGCACCGACGTGGCCGTCGAGACCGCCGACGTGATCCTGATGTCGGGCGACCTGCGCGGCGTGCCCAATGCCTACGCGCTCTCACGTGCCACCCTGCGGAACATCAAGCTCAACCTGTTCTGGGCCTTCGCGTACAACATCGTGTTGATTCCGGTCGCGGCGGGCGTGCTGTACCCGGCCTTCGGTTGGCTGCTCAGCCCGGTGCTCGCCGCCGCCGCGATGGGCTTTTCCAGCGTCTTCGTGCTGACCAACGCCCTGAGATTACGCGGGTTCAAGCCACCCGTTCGCCCGCAGCCGGTTTCCGTGGCTCCCCAGCGGCCGCTGCTCGATGCCCGCGTCTGA
- a CDS encoding metal-sensitive transcriptional regulator: MPEDARKRAARRLKIARGHLDSIVTMLDKDDAYCVDVLRQLKAVQGALSGAGEVVLRGHLEAHVATASTRGDSVEIVEELMEALKYT, encoded by the coding sequence ATGCCCGAGGACGCCCGCAAACGCGCGGCGCGGCGGCTGAAGATTGCCCGGGGTCACCTGGACAGCATCGTCACCATGCTGGACAAGGATGACGCGTACTGTGTCGACGTGCTCCGGCAGCTCAAAGCCGTGCAAGGGGCGCTGTCCGGGGCAGGCGAGGTCGTGCTGCGGGGTCACCTGGAAGCCCACGTCGCCACCGCCTCCACGCGCGGGGACAGCGTCGAGATCGTCGAAGAATTGATGGAAGCGCTTAAGTATACCTGA
- the lspA gene encoding signal peptidase II produces MLQSGMPRLALLALITLCIVLDLALKSWARAELPGEVRPWLPGVLDLTLTYNTGAAWSLLSGAALPLALVRGAVGLGLVVFLLRRPRPTGQALALSLIAGGALGNALDGLSAGRVTDMLASPALSAVTRALGQGDFPVFNLADVWVVGGVLLLLLSEWVRARRTRGVVPA; encoded by the coding sequence TTGCTACAGTCAGGTATGCCCCGTCTCGCCCTCCTCGCGCTGATCACCCTGTGCATCGTCCTCGACCTCGCCCTCAAAAGCTGGGCTCGCGCGGAGTTGCCCGGGGAGGTGCGGCCCTGGCTCCCCGGCGTCCTCGACCTGACCCTGACCTACAACACCGGCGCGGCGTGGAGCCTGCTGTCCGGCGCCGCCCTGCCCCTCGCCCTGGTGCGTGGGGCGGTGGGGCTGGGCCTGGTCGTCTTCCTGCTGCGGCGCCCCCGGCCCACCGGGCAGGCCCTCGCGCTCAGCCTGATCGCCGGGGGGGCCCTCGGCAACGCCCTCGACGGCCTGAGCGCCGGGCGCGTGACGGACATGCTGGCCTCACCGGCGCTGTCGGCGGTCACCCGCGCCCTGGGACAGGGCGACTTCCCGGTGTTCAACCTCGCGGACGTCTGGGTGGTCGGGGGGGTGCTGCTCCTGCTGCTCAGCGAGTGGGTTCGGGCGCGCCGCACCCGCGGCGTGGTGCCCGCATGA